A DNA window from Buttiauxella agrestis contains the following coding sequences:
- the bglF gene encoding PTS beta-glucoside transporter subunit IIABC: MGYQDVARDILTHVGGRENIISLVHCATRLRFKLKDQKKADAQALKNNPGVIMVVESGGQFQVVIGNHVHDVYNAVCAEAGTVEDGVQPASESGEKVNILSRLIDIVSAVFTPFIGVMAASGILKGLLAVAVVLGWLTTESGTYKLWFAASDSLFYFFPLALGYTAGKKFGGNPFVTMAIGGALTHPVVMQALEASSQAGAVTEYFLGIPVTFINYSSSVIPIIFAAWVSCWLEKQGNKLLPSAMRNFFSPLFCLAITVPLTFLLIGPVATWLSQMLANGYQAIYALAPWLAGGVMGAMWQVCVIFGLHWGLVPLMINNLSVLGHDTMMPLLLPAVMGQVGATLGVFIRTRDEKLKVLAGSAFTAGIFGITEPAVYGVTLPNRRPFIFGCVAGAVGGVIVGFSQTNVYSFGFANIFSFAQMIPPGGVDATVWGAVFGTLLSLVLACVLTCIAGLPRTEVNVPVVTKARANDILAPMSGTVLAMDQVPDSTFASGLLGEGAAIIPLTGKVIAPFYGEVASLFQTRHAIGLLSDSGIEVLIHIGIDTVKLNGQHFTTHVKVGDKIKPGDLLIEFDRQAILDAGYDLATPVIISNSDEYASVTRNTNDHVIDSGMPFLTVLNKGEVNESIS, translated from the coding sequence ATGGGATATCAAGACGTTGCAAGAGATATTCTGACCCATGTCGGTGGGAGAGAAAATATTATCAGCCTGGTCCACTGCGCCACGCGCTTACGTTTTAAGCTCAAAGATCAGAAAAAAGCAGATGCGCAGGCGCTGAAAAATAACCCCGGCGTGATTATGGTGGTGGAAAGCGGCGGGCAGTTCCAGGTGGTGATTGGTAATCATGTTCACGATGTTTACAACGCGGTGTGTGCTGAGGCCGGAACGGTTGAAGATGGCGTTCAGCCAGCGTCTGAATCGGGCGAAAAGGTCAATATTCTCAGCCGCTTGATTGATATTGTGTCAGCGGTATTTACGCCGTTTATCGGTGTGATGGCGGCCTCAGGTATTCTCAAAGGTTTGCTCGCCGTGGCGGTTGTTCTTGGCTGGCTAACGACCGAAAGCGGGACATATAAACTGTGGTTTGCCGCCAGTGATTCGCTGTTTTACTTCTTCCCTCTGGCGCTGGGTTACACGGCGGGTAAAAAATTTGGCGGGAATCCATTCGTTACTATGGCTATCGGTGGGGCGCTGACGCATCCGGTGGTGATGCAGGCCTTAGAGGCCAGTAGCCAGGCGGGAGCCGTCACCGAATACTTCCTCGGTATTCCGGTCACTTTCATTAACTATAGCTCTTCAGTTATCCCGATTATTTTCGCCGCCTGGGTCAGTTGCTGGCTGGAAAAACAGGGCAACAAGCTGTTGCCCTCTGCGATGCGTAACTTTTTTTCCCCGCTGTTTTGTCTTGCCATCACGGTTCCACTGACCTTTCTGCTGATTGGCCCGGTCGCGACATGGCTAAGCCAGATGTTAGCTAATGGGTATCAGGCAATTTATGCCCTGGCACCGTGGCTTGCAGGCGGCGTGATGGGGGCTATGTGGCAGGTGTGCGTCATCTTCGGACTGCACTGGGGATTAGTCCCGCTGATGATTAACAACCTGAGCGTGCTCGGTCACGACACGATGATGCCGCTGTTATTGCCCGCCGTTATGGGACAAGTGGGCGCGACCTTAGGTGTATTTATTCGTACCCGCGATGAGAAGCTTAAAGTGCTGGCAGGCTCCGCGTTCACCGCAGGGATCTTCGGTATAACTGAACCTGCTGTGTACGGGGTGACGCTGCCCAATCGCCGCCCGTTTATCTTCGGCTGTGTAGCTGGTGCCGTTGGCGGCGTGATTGTTGGGTTCAGCCAGACAAACGTCTATTCGTTTGGCTTCGCCAACATCTTTTCCTTCGCGCAAATGATTCCGCCAGGCGGCGTGGATGCAACCGTGTGGGGCGCTGTTTTCGGAACGCTGTTGTCGTTGGTATTGGCCTGTGTTCTGACATGCATCGCGGGTTTACCGCGTACAGAAGTTAACGTGCCTGTTGTGACGAAAGCGCGCGCGAACGACATCCTTGCGCCGATGAGCGGAACAGTACTGGCGATGGATCAGGTTCCAGATTCCACTTTCGCCAGCGGCTTGCTTGGCGAAGGGGCGGCGATAATTCCGCTGACAGGCAAAGTTATCGCACCGTTTTATGGTGAAGTCGCCTCGTTATTCCAGACCCGCCACGCCATTGGCTTACTTAGCGATAGCGGCATCGAAGTGCTGATTCATATTGGTATTGATACGGTAAAACTGAATGGTCAGCACTTCACCACCCATGTGAAAGTGGGGGACAAAATTAAGCCAGGCGATTTGCTGATTGAGTTCGACAGGCAAGCGATTCTGGATGCCGGATACGACCTCGCAACCCCCGTCATTATCAGCAATAGCGACGAGTACGCGAGTGTGACGCGAAATACTAATGACCATGTAATTGATTCAGGTATGCCGTTCCTGACGGTTCTAAACAAAGGAGAAGTAAATGAAAGCATTTCCTAA
- the bglG gene encoding transcriptional antiterminator BglG, whose amino-acid sequence MKIAKILNNNVVVILDEHGREQVVMGRGLGFQKHIGEPLEKEKIEKVFALKSDELVARLGELLSQIPLEVMTTCDRIIELSRQRLGKLQESLYITLTDHCHFAIERQKKGVVIRNVLLWEIKRLYPKEFLLGQEALTIIEKRLNVQLAEDEAGFIALHLVTAQLNSEMPEVMHVTRVMQEILQIVKYQLRFEYDEESLSYQRFVTHLKFFAQRMLSRNVVADDDVTLHAAVKDNYPQAWRCAEKLSRHLMTEYQRELTTEEIMFLAIHIERVRKESLKVS is encoded by the coding sequence ATGAAAATCGCCAAAATACTCAATAACAACGTCGTGGTGATTCTGGACGAGCATGGGCGCGAGCAAGTGGTCATGGGGCGCGGTCTGGGTTTCCAGAAACATATTGGTGAGCCGCTTGAAAAGGAGAAAATTGAAAAGGTTTTCGCCCTCAAAAGTGACGAACTGGTTGCGCGGTTAGGCGAGTTACTTAGCCAAATCCCGCTGGAAGTGATGACTACCTGCGATCGTATTATTGAGCTTTCGCGTCAGCGTCTGGGCAAGTTACAAGAAAGCCTGTACATCACGTTGACCGATCACTGCCATTTTGCTATCGAGCGGCAAAAGAAGGGAGTGGTGATTCGCAACGTCTTGCTGTGGGAAATTAAGCGTCTTTACCCCAAAGAATTTTTGCTCGGCCAGGAAGCGTTGACCATCATCGAAAAGCGCCTGAATGTTCAATTAGCGGAAGATGAGGCAGGGTTTATTGCTCTGCATCTGGTGACTGCGCAGTTGAATAGCGAAATGCCGGAAGTGATGCACGTGACCCGTGTGATGCAGGAAATATTGCAGATCGTGAAATACCAACTGCGGTTTGAGTATGACGAAGAGAGTCTGAGTTATCAGCGCTTTGTGACGCATCTGAAGTTTTTTGCCCAACGAATGCTGAGCCGTAACGTGGTGGCAGATGACGATGTCACGCTACATGCGGCGGTGAAAGATAATTACCCGCAAGCCTGGCGTTGTGCTGAAAAACTCAGTCGCCATCTGATGACGGAATATCAGCGAGAGCTAACGACCGAAGAAATTATGTTCCTCGCGATTCACATTGAGCGGGTGCGCAAAGAGAGTCTTAAAGTTTCATAA
- the surE gene encoding 5'/3'-nucleotidase SurE gives MMKKYLPILLLPLIYGGAHAADRPMRILIVNDDGCESVGTTSLQEKLAAKGYDVWMVAPSTNQSGVGTAITFKPNKIFDVKKVAEKRYCFPGTPADSVDFGLFGILKDNPPDLVISGVNDGPNTGAAQLNSGTVSAAARAVRYGYPAIAASIGYIFTEEEMKAKWPSTQRYWPDAVNYVVSLVDTLNVGWQPGKVPLPAGSGLSINYPPLDKSAIHGVKVVKNEPHPKPQLAWKILEDGKAQQLMSADAMKPGPAGTDTAWLSEGYITWTPFDGQWNASEYDNQYHKLIIPQSK, from the coding sequence ATCATGAAGAAATACCTGCCAATATTACTTCTTCCACTGATTTACGGGGGAGCCCATGCGGCAGATCGCCCCATGCGTATTCTTATCGTCAATGACGATGGTTGCGAATCAGTGGGCACCACTTCTTTGCAAGAAAAGCTGGCGGCCAAAGGCTATGACGTCTGGATGGTGGCTCCCTCCACCAACCAAAGCGGCGTCGGGACGGCAATCACGTTTAAGCCCAATAAAATTTTTGATGTAAAAAAGGTGGCAGAAAAGCGCTACTGCTTCCCTGGAACTCCGGCAGATTCTGTTGATTTCGGGCTGTTTGGTATTTTGAAAGATAACCCGCCGGACCTGGTGATATCAGGCGTGAATGACGGGCCGAATACTGGCGCGGCGCAGCTTAATTCTGGCACTGTTTCCGCCGCTGCACGTGCGGTTCGCTACGGCTATCCGGCGATTGCGGCAAGCATAGGCTACATCTTTACTGAAGAAGAGATGAAAGCAAAATGGCCTTCTACACAGCGCTATTGGCCGGATGCCGTGAATTATGTGGTAAGCCTGGTGGACACCCTGAATGTTGGATGGCAGCCGGGTAAAGTGCCGTTGCCAGCAGGATCTGGCTTGAGTATTAACTATCCGCCACTGGATAAAAGCGCGATTCACGGCGTCAAAGTTGTTAAGAATGAGCCGCATCCGAAGCCGCAGCTTGCCTGGAAAATCCTTGAGGACGGCAAAGCGCAACAGCTAATGAGTGCCGATGCGATGAAGCCAGGCCCAGCAGGCACGGATACTGCCTGGCTTAGTGAAGGCTACATTACCTGGACACCCTTCGACGGCCAGTGGAACGCGTCCGAGTACGACAATCAGTATCACAAGCTGATTATTCCTCAGAGTAAGTGA
- a CDS encoding OprD family outer membrane porin, producing the protein MLLHHKSIPLVILTAGCCFMPLAEAMDYSTGGFLEDSHLDLILQNVWMVNTTDQLADQGVGDQNAWAQSLHLNWQSGWLWDTVGVDASWYGVEKLYANDAFYGRDLVRDNNGHAEGFNKLGQIYGKGRWGDKAQHLSLWAGWKEMYKFGTLTSSRSRATPSTWEGISSEAVWDEVTLRGAIVTRFSERDEPEKRRFTTLVSNQQIDYIGTGDVSWSPNKGTKISYVVGEAKDYLLRQGLEANATWPINDKLNLLTRGVFYYNRGLSSWEQTRAFNHDAKHFYAQVGYQYGASESGIGWSKTQASLDNGLGYFYWHFGKNTRGAFNSPADGEGNDYINDGEQMVYLYSKYKFSPELVVGVYGNYGYGMEYQDVALKEWEYGGYFLWSPAQIKGFTVFAGVGPSYSWKLTSKKTPSLSDDKRTFHRAKGVGSALRFEYQFNLF; encoded by the coding sequence ATGCTCTTACATCACAAATCAATACCTCTGGTTATTTTGACGGCGGGCTGCTGTTTTATGCCGTTGGCAGAAGCAATGGACTATTCCACCGGCGGCTTTCTGGAAGATAGCCACCTGGATCTCATATTACAAAACGTCTGGATGGTGAATACCACCGATCAGCTTGCAGACCAGGGGGTTGGCGATCAGAACGCCTGGGCTCAGTCATTGCATTTAAACTGGCAAAGCGGGTGGCTGTGGGACACCGTGGGTGTTGATGCCTCCTGGTATGGCGTGGAAAAACTCTATGCCAATGATGCGTTCTACGGCCGTGATTTGGTGCGCGATAATAACGGCCATGCGGAAGGCTTTAACAAGCTCGGGCAGATTTACGGCAAAGGGCGCTGGGGCGATAAAGCGCAGCATCTGTCTCTTTGGGCAGGCTGGAAAGAGATGTATAAATTCGGCACGCTTACCTCGTCCCGCAGCCGCGCCACGCCGAGTACCTGGGAGGGAATCAGTTCTGAAGCCGTGTGGGACGAAGTCACCCTACGCGGTGCTATTGTGACTCGTTTCTCAGAACGTGATGAACCAGAAAAACGCCGTTTTACAACGCTTGTCAGCAATCAGCAAATTGATTACATCGGCACGGGTGATGTCAGTTGGTCACCCAATAAAGGCACAAAAATTAGCTATGTTGTGGGTGAAGCCAAAGACTATTTGTTGCGTCAGGGGCTTGAAGCTAACGCCACCTGGCCAATAAATGACAAATTGAATTTGCTGACCCGTGGCGTGTTTTATTACAACCGTGGATTAAGTTCGTGGGAACAAACCCGGGCATTTAATCATGACGCGAAGCATTTCTATGCTCAGGTAGGATATCAATATGGTGCTTCTGAATCGGGCATCGGTTGGTCGAAAACCCAGGCTTCGTTGGATAATGGTTTAGGGTATTTCTATTGGCACTTTGGTAAAAATACCCGTGGCGCATTTAATAGCCCGGCTGATGGCGAAGGGAACGATTATATAAATGACGGCGAGCAAATGGTGTATTTGTACAGCAAATATAAATTCTCGCCAGAACTGGTTGTCGGGGTGTACGGCAACTATGGTTACGGCATGGAATATCAGGATGTCGCTTTGAAAGAGTGGGAATACGGTGGATATTTCCTATGGTCGCCAGCTCAAATCAAAGGATTTACTGTATTTGCGGGCGTTGGGCCAAGTTATAGCTGGAAACTTACCAGCAAAAAAACGCCTTCCCTGAGTGATGATAAACGAACATTTCACCGGGCAAAAGGGGTTGGTTCTGCGCTGCGGTTTGAATATCAATTCAACCTGTTTTAA
- the dusC gene encoding tRNA dihydrouridine(16) synthase DusC, whose protein sequence is MRVLLAPMEGVLDSLVRELLTEVNDYDLCITEFLRVVDQLLPAKSFYKLCPELHHASRTSSGTLVRIQLLGQHPQWLAENAARAVELGSWGVDLNCGCPSKLVNGSGGGATLLKDPDLIYRGAKAMREAVPAHLPVTVKIRLGWDSDARQFEIADAVQQAGATELVVHGRTKEDGYKAERINWAAIGEIRQRLSIPVIANGEIWDWQSAQNCLAATGCDAVMIGRGALNVPNLSRVIKYNEPRMPWTDVVKLLQKYSQLEKQGDTGMYHVARIKQWLGYLRKEYVEATDVFVKIRTLKTSKDIALAIQQL, encoded by the coding sequence ATGCGCGTGCTACTGGCACCAATGGAAGGCGTTCTCGACTCGCTCGTTCGGGAACTGCTGACAGAGGTTAATGACTACGACTTGTGTATCACCGAGTTTTTGCGCGTGGTCGATCAGCTTTTGCCAGCAAAATCCTTCTATAAGCTTTGCCCGGAACTGCATCATGCCAGCCGCACATCGTCCGGCACATTAGTGCGCATTCAATTACTAGGGCAACACCCGCAATGGCTGGCTGAAAACGCGGCTCGCGCGGTGGAACTTGGCTCCTGGGGCGTAGATCTCAACTGCGGTTGTCCCTCTAAACTGGTGAACGGCAGCGGTGGCGGTGCCACTCTACTCAAAGATCCCGACTTAATTTACCGTGGCGCGAAAGCGATGCGTGAAGCGGTGCCTGCGCACTTACCTGTCACCGTTAAAATCCGGCTGGGTTGGGACAGTGATGCCCGGCAGTTTGAAATTGCTGACGCCGTACAGCAGGCCGGTGCAACCGAACTTGTGGTCCACGGGCGAACCAAAGAAGACGGTTATAAAGCCGAGCGAATAAACTGGGCGGCGATTGGCGAAATCCGCCAGCGTTTGTCGATTCCAGTGATTGCTAATGGCGAAATCTGGGACTGGCAAAGTGCTCAAAATTGCCTGGCAGCAACAGGCTGTGATGCGGTAATGATTGGCCGTGGCGCGCTTAATGTGCCGAATTTAAGCCGCGTGATTAAATACAATGAGCCGCGGATGCCATGGACGGATGTGGTGAAACTGCTGCAAAAATATAGCCAGCTCGAAAAGCAGGGCGACACGGGGATGTATCACGTGGCGCGTATCAAACAGTGGCTGGGGTATTTGCGTAAAGAATATGTTGAGGCAACGGATGTCTTCGTGAAAATCCGTACGCTGAAAACGTCGAAAGATATCGCCCTTGCTATTCAGCAGTTGTAA
- the rhlE gene encoding ATP-dependent RNA helicase RhlE, translating into MSFDSLGLNADILRAVEEQGYREPTPIQRQAIPVVLAGRDLMASAQTGTGKTAGFTLPLLQRLVDKQPHAKGRRPVRALILTPTRELAAQIGENVSDYSKYLDIRSLVVFGGVSINPQMMKLRSGVDVLVATPGRLLDLEHQNAVKLDQVEILVLDEADRMLDMGFIHDIRRVLAKLPARRQNLLFSATFSDDIKGLAEKLLHNPEEVSVARRNTASEQVTQHVHFVDKKRKRELLSQMIGEGNWQQVLVFTRTKHGANHLAEQLGKDGITAAAIHGNKSQGARTRALADFKNGGIRVLVATDIAARGLDIEELPHVVNYELPNVPEDYVHRIGRTGRAAATGEALSLVCVDEHKLLRDIERVLKREVPRMAIPGYEVDPTIPAEPIVNGRQQQRGGGRGNGGGQGQGQRRGGNGGASSERSNAPRRPSRPQADGAKPAGANGRRRPPRKPASA; encoded by the coding sequence ATGTCTTTTGATTCTCTCGGCCTGAACGCCGATATTCTGCGTGCAGTGGAAGAGCAGGGCTATCGTGAGCCTACCCCTATTCAACGTCAGGCGATCCCGGTTGTTTTAGCCGGTCGTGACCTGATGGCCAGTGCCCAAACCGGCACCGGCAAAACCGCTGGTTTCACCTTGCCGCTGTTGCAGCGCCTGGTAGACAAACAGCCGCATGCGAAAGGCCGTCGCCCGGTGCGCGCGCTGATCCTGACACCAACCCGTGAGCTTGCTGCTCAGATTGGCGAAAACGTCAGCGACTACAGCAAATATTTAGATATCCGTTCGCTGGTGGTTTTCGGCGGCGTGAGCATTAACCCACAGATGATGAAACTGCGTAGCGGTGTCGATGTGCTGGTGGCAACACCGGGCCGTCTGCTGGATTTAGAACACCAGAACGCAGTCAAACTAGACCAGGTAGAAATCCTGGTACTGGATGAAGCTGACCGCATGCTGGACATGGGCTTTATCCACGATATCCGTCGCGTGCTGGCAAAACTGCCCGCTCGTCGCCAGAACCTGCTGTTCTCCGCGACCTTCTCTGACGATATTAAAGGCCTGGCTGAAAAGCTGTTGCACAACCCGGAAGAAGTTTCCGTGGCGCGTCGCAACACCGCTTCTGAGCAAGTGACCCAGCACGTTCACTTCGTTGATAAGAAACGTAAAAGAGAGCTGCTATCGCAGATGATTGGCGAAGGTAACTGGCAGCAAGTGCTGGTGTTTACCCGTACCAAACATGGTGCAAACCACCTGGCAGAACAGCTGGGCAAAGACGGTATCACCGCGGCGGCCATCCACGGTAACAAGAGCCAGGGCGCGCGTACTCGTGCATTGGCTGACTTCAAAAACGGTGGCATCCGTGTGCTGGTAGCAACGGACATCGCCGCGCGTGGTCTTGATATCGAAGAACTGCCACACGTTGTGAACTACGAACTGCCAAACGTACCGGAAGACTATGTGCACCGTATCGGCCGTACTGGCCGTGCTGCGGCAACGGGTGAAGCGCTGTCTCTGGTGTGTGTTGATGAACACAAACTGCTGCGTGACATTGAACGTGTACTTAAGCGTGAAGTGCCGCGTATGGCGATTCCAGGGTACGAAGTGGATCCAACAATCCCAGCCGAGCCTATCGTTAACGGTCGCCAGCAGCAGCGTGGCGGCGGTCGTGGCAACGGCGGCGGTCAAGGCCAGGGTCAACGTCGTGGTGGCAATGGTGGCGCATCATCTGAGCGCAGCAATGCACCGCGTCGCCCATCTCGCCCACAGGCAGATGGCGCAAAACCCGCGGGCGCTAATGGTCGTCGTCGTCCGCCACGCAAGCCAGCATCAGCATAA
- the cecR gene encoding transcriptional regulator CecR, whose protein sequence is MNATPTPVTSRGEQAKNTLITAAIAQFGEYGLHATTRDIAALAGQNIAAITYYFGSKEELYMASAQWIADFITHNFQPHVKRAEAILSQENPDKPQIRELIHTACEHMIILLTADETLNLSKFISREQLSPTPAYQLIHEQVIAPMHTHLTTLVGHYTGRRPDDTATILHTHALLGQVLAFRLGRETILLRAGWTTFDQESVKQISDVVRSHIDFILQGLSSQRGNASNEK, encoded by the coding sequence ATGAACGCGACACCGACGCCGGTCACTTCCCGTGGTGAGCAGGCAAAAAACACGCTAATTACAGCCGCCATCGCGCAATTTGGCGAATATGGCTTGCACGCCACGACTCGCGATATCGCCGCACTCGCCGGGCAAAACATTGCTGCCATCACCTACTATTTCGGCTCGAAAGAAGAGCTGTATATGGCGTCCGCACAATGGATTGCTGATTTCATCACCCACAATTTCCAGCCTCACGTCAAACGTGCCGAAGCTATTCTCAGCCAGGAAAATCCGGACAAACCGCAGATTCGCGAGCTGATTCATACCGCGTGCGAGCACATGATTATCCTGCTGACTGCCGATGAAACGCTGAACCTGAGCAAATTTATATCGCGCGAACAGCTTTCGCCCACTCCGGCCTATCAACTGATTCACGAGCAAGTGATTGCGCCGATGCACACGCATCTCACCACGCTCGTTGGGCACTATACGGGTCGCCGCCCCGATGACACCGCCACAATTCTTCACACCCATGCGCTGCTCGGGCAGGTGTTGGCGTTTCGTCTGGGGCGGGAAACCATTTTGCTCCGCGCCGGTTGGACAACGTTTGATCAAGAAAGCGTGAAACAAATCAGCGATGTGGTGCGCAGCCATATCGATTTCATTTTGCAGGGGTTATCGAGCCAACGAGGAAATGCCAGCAATGAAAAGTAA
- the hlyD gene encoding secretion protein HlyD has product MKSKKPIVIAVVVIALIAAGTGGWMWYKSQQDQGLTLYGNVDIRTVNLSFRVGGRLAALQVDEGDAIKAGETLGELDQGPYQNALLQAQANVAASQAKFDLIIAGYRDEEIAQAAAQVNQAQAAFDYAQNFYQRQQGLWARRVISANELENARSSSDQAKATLKAARDKLSQYRTGNRPQEIAQAQASLQQAKAQLAQAQLDLQDTTLVAPSDGTLLTRAVEPGSMLNAGSTVLTLSLTRPVWVRAYVSEVSLNQAKPGTELLVYTDGRPDKPYHGKIGFVSPTAEFTPKTVETPDLRTDLVYRLRIIVTDADDALRQGMPVTVKFNDENAHE; this is encoded by the coding sequence ATGAAAAGTAAAAAGCCGATCGTTATCGCCGTGGTGGTTATCGCGCTTATCGCCGCCGGAACAGGCGGTTGGATGTGGTACAAAAGCCAGCAAGATCAAGGGCTGACGCTGTACGGTAACGTGGATATTCGCACCGTCAATTTGAGTTTTCGCGTGGGCGGGCGTCTTGCAGCACTCCAGGTGGATGAAGGCGACGCGATTAAAGCTGGCGAAACGCTGGGTGAGCTGGACCAGGGGCCATACCAAAATGCCCTGCTTCAGGCACAAGCTAACGTCGCCGCGTCACAGGCCAAGTTTGATTTGATCATCGCCGGATATCGCGATGAAGAAATTGCCCAGGCCGCAGCGCAGGTCAATCAGGCCCAGGCGGCATTTGATTACGCGCAGAACTTTTATCAGCGCCAGCAGGGTTTATGGGCCAGACGCGTGATTTCTGCCAACGAGCTGGAAAACGCCCGTTCATCCAGCGACCAGGCCAAAGCCACGCTGAAAGCAGCGCGCGACAAATTGAGCCAGTACCGCACCGGGAACCGTCCGCAGGAAATTGCCCAGGCGCAGGCCAGCCTGCAACAGGCGAAAGCCCAACTTGCTCAGGCACAATTAGATTTACAGGACACCACGTTGGTTGCGCCCTCCGATGGCACATTGCTGACCCGCGCAGTTGAACCTGGCAGCATGCTGAATGCCGGAAGCACCGTGTTAACGCTTTCTCTGACTCGCCCGGTTTGGGTGCGAGCTTACGTCAGCGAAGTGAGCCTGAATCAGGCGAAACCAGGCACCGAGTTGCTGGTTTACACCGATGGCCGACCGGATAAACCGTATCACGGCAAAATTGGTTTCGTTTCCCCAACCGCTGAGTTCACACCGAAAACCGTCGAAACGCCGGATTTGCGCACCGATCTCGTATATCGCCTGCGCATTATCGTCACCGACGCCGATGATGCACTGCGTCAGGGAATGCCGGTCACGGTGAAATTCAATGATGAGAACGCGCATGAGTAG
- a CDS encoding ATP-binding cassette domain-containing protein translates to MSSQEGIIALHGLMKQFPGQEKPAVARLECEIHTGSVTGLVGPDGAGKTTLMRMLAGLLKPTEGTSSVIGLDPVEDDRALHAVLGYMPQKFGLYEDLTVMENLNLYADLRGVTGEERKKTFKRLLEFTALGPFTTRLAGKLSGGMKQKLGLACTLVGQPKVLLLDEPGVGVDPISRRELWQMVHELAGDGMLILWSTSYLDEAEQCRDVLLMNEGELLYHGAPKELTQQMAGRSLLVSHGEENNRKLLQRALKLPQVSDGVIQGRSVRLILAKDASIEDLSHALDVPPDSISQTEPRFEDAFIDLLGGAATQESPLGKILHTVDGTPGETVIRAESLTKKFGDFAATDNVDFTVQRGEIFGLLGPNGAGKSTTFKMMCGLLVPTSGKALVLDMDLKTSSGKARQHLGYMAQKFSLYGNLTVAQNLRFFSGVYGLRGKAQEEKINRMSEAFSLQPIMNSSTDALPLGFKQRLALACSLMHEPDILFLDEPTSGVDPITRREFWLHINSMVEKGVTVMVTTHFMDEAEYCDRIGLVYRGKLIASGTPDDLKEQAADDEQTDPTMEQAFITLIHQWDKDHEHERT, encoded by the coding sequence ATGAGTAGCCAGGAAGGCATCATTGCCCTGCACGGGCTAATGAAACAGTTCCCGGGGCAGGAAAAGCCTGCGGTCGCACGCCTTGAATGCGAGATTCATACCGGCTCAGTGACCGGTCTGGTCGGCCCTGACGGTGCCGGGAAAACCACGCTAATGCGCATGTTGGCCGGTTTATTAAAACCTACAGAAGGCACGTCCAGCGTGATTGGGCTTGATCCGGTAGAAGACGACCGCGCTCTACACGCCGTTCTGGGATACATGCCGCAAAAATTTGGCCTGTATGAAGATTTAACGGTGATGGAAAACCTGAATTTGTACGCCGATTTACGTGGCGTAACGGGCGAGGAACGCAAAAAAACATTTAAGCGCCTGCTGGAATTCACCGCCCTTGGGCCGTTTACCACCCGGCTTGCCGGGAAGCTCTCCGGCGGCATGAAGCAAAAGCTCGGCCTCGCCTGCACCCTGGTCGGCCAGCCAAAAGTGCTGCTGCTTGATGAACCCGGCGTCGGCGTAGACCCGATTTCGCGCCGCGAACTGTGGCAAATGGTGCACGAACTGGCCGGTGACGGCATGTTGATTCTGTGGAGCACGTCGTATCTCGATGAAGCTGAACAGTGCCGCGATGTGTTGCTGATGAACGAAGGCGAACTGCTCTACCATGGCGCGCCGAAAGAGCTGACGCAGCAAATGGCCGGGCGCTCGCTGCTGGTGAGTCACGGTGAGGAAAATAATCGCAAGCTGTTGCAACGTGCGTTGAAGTTGCCGCAGGTCAGCGACGGCGTGATTCAGGGGCGCTCGGTGCGCCTGATCCTCGCCAAAGACGCCTCTATTGAAGATCTCAGCCACGCGCTTGATGTGCCACCCGACAGCATTTCACAAACCGAACCCCGTTTTGAAGATGCCTTTATCGACCTGCTCGGCGGTGCCGCCACTCAGGAATCGCCGCTGGGGAAAATCCTGCATACGGTAGATGGCACGCCAGGTGAGACGGTGATCCGAGCCGAATCATTAACCAAAAAATTCGGCGATTTTGCGGCGACTGACAATGTGGACTTTACCGTCCAGCGCGGAGAGATTTTCGGCCTGCTGGGGCCGAACGGCGCCGGGAAATCCACCACCTTTAAAATGATGTGCGGCTTGCTGGTGCCGACTTCCGGCAAAGCGCTGGTGCTGGATATGGACTTAAAAACCAGTTCCGGCAAGGCACGCCAGCATCTGGGTTATATGGCACAAAAATTTTCGCTCTACGGCAACTTAACCGTGGCGCAAAACCTGCGATTTTTCTCCGGCGTGTACGGCCTGCGTGGCAAAGCGCAGGAGGAAAAAATCAATCGCATGAGCGAAGCCTTCAGCCTGCAACCCATTATGAACAGCTCCACGGATGCACTGCCGCTCGGTTTTAAACAACGCCTGGCGCTGGCGTGCTCGTTAATGCATGAGCCGGACATTTTGTTTCTCGATGAACCGACGTCAGGCGTTGATCCGATTACGCGTCGTGAATTTTGGTTGCACATCAATAGCATGGTGGAAAAAGGCGTCACGGTGATGGTGACGACGCACTTTATGGATGAAGCGGAATACTGTGACCGTATTGGGCTGGTGTATCGTGGCAAGCTGATTGCCAGCGGCACGCCAGACGACCTGAAAGAGCAAGCGGCCGATGACGAGCAAACTGACCCGACGATGGAACAGGCGTTTATTACGCTGATTCATCAATGGGATAAGGATCACGAGCATGAGCGAACATAA